The Devosia sp. YIM 151766 genome includes a region encoding these proteins:
- a CDS encoding ABC transporter ATP-binding protein — protein MNAPVLAISGLKTAFRTRGEWVEVVHGIDFSVGARETVALVGESGSGKSVTAMSIMQLHNPALTRIEGSIKLAGRELLGLSDGQMNAVRGKQIGMIFQEPMTSLNPVMPVGEQIVEALLAHREITRAAAKAEAIRQLDRVRIPDAARRFGEHAHQFSGGMRQRVMIAMALACGPELLIADEPTTALDVTIQAQILELIKQLQAEEDMSVLFITHDMGVVAEIADRTVVMRHGAIIEDRLTADVFAAPEQPYTKALLSAVPKLGSMQNEPRPRRFAIADAKTGKLGEAAASVDTVDHDGAPVLEVSKLSTHFSIRSGIWSRVSGRVHAVENISFSLQRGETLSLVGESGCGKSTTGLSILRLVSPVAGSVKLEGEEIAGLDEADMRSRRQRMQMIFQDPFASLNPRMTVGAAIAEPMLLHKLTSAVEAPARVSALLERVGLSPAMASRYPHQLSGGQRQRICIARALAVEPSVIVADESVSALDVSVKAQVVNLLLELQESLRLSYLFISHDMAVVERVSHRVAVMYLGEIVEIGTRADIFANPQHPYTRKLLSAVPVADPAQRHRMRSLSNEDIRSPIRPADYVPPVRNYTEVGAGHFVMAD, from the coding sequence ATGAACGCACCGGTTCTCGCCATTTCCGGCCTGAAAACTGCATTCCGTACCCGCGGGGAATGGGTCGAAGTCGTGCATGGCATCGATTTTTCAGTCGGCGCGCGCGAAACGGTTGCTCTGGTTGGCGAGTCGGGGTCCGGCAAGAGCGTTACCGCCATGTCCATCATGCAATTGCATAATCCGGCGCTGACGCGAATCGAAGGCAGTATCAAACTGGCTGGCCGCGAATTGCTGGGCCTTTCAGACGGGCAGATGAACGCCGTGCGTGGCAAGCAGATCGGCATGATCTTCCAGGAGCCCATGACGAGCCTCAATCCGGTAATGCCCGTGGGTGAGCAGATCGTTGAGGCCCTTTTGGCTCATCGCGAGATCACGCGCGCTGCGGCCAAGGCAGAAGCGATCAGGCAACTCGACCGGGTGCGGATTCCCGACGCGGCGCGGCGCTTTGGCGAACATGCGCATCAGTTTTCCGGCGGCATGCGACAGCGCGTGATGATTGCCATGGCGCTGGCCTGTGGCCCAGAATTGCTGATCGCCGATGAGCCGACCACGGCGCTTGACGTGACGATCCAAGCTCAGATCCTCGAATTGATCAAGCAGTTGCAGGCCGAGGAAGACATGTCGGTGCTGTTCATTACCCATGACATGGGTGTGGTGGCCGAGATTGCCGATCGGACCGTGGTGATGCGACACGGCGCAATCATCGAGGATCGGCTGACGGCGGACGTCTTTGCGGCGCCCGAACAGCCCTATACCAAGGCCCTGCTCTCCGCCGTGCCCAAGCTCGGATCCATGCAGAACGAACCGCGCCCGCGCCGCTTTGCCATTGCCGACGCCAAGACGGGCAAGCTGGGCGAGGCGGCCGCCAGCGTCGATACGGTCGATCACGACGGCGCGCCGGTTCTCGAAGTCAGTAAGCTCTCGACGCATTTTTCCATCCGCTCGGGCATCTGGAGCCGCGTGTCCGGTCGGGTCCATGCGGTGGAGAACATTTCATTCTCGCTGCAGCGCGGGGAAACCCTTTCGCTGGTGGGGGAATCGGGATGTGGCAAATCCACCACCGGCCTTTCCATCCTGCGGCTCGTGTCGCCTGTCGCCGGTTCGGTCAAGCTCGAGGGCGAAGAAATTGCCGGGCTGGACGAAGCCGATATGCGGTCGCGCCGCCAGCGCATGCAGATGATTTTTCAGGATCCCTTTGCCAGCCTCAATCCGCGCATGACAGTGGGCGCCGCCATTGCCGAGCCGATGCTGCTGCACAAGCTGACCTCTGCGGTCGAGGCACCGGCGCGCGTTTCAGCGCTGCTGGAGAGAGTTGGTTTGTCGCCGGCCATGGCCAGCCGCTATCCGCACCAGCTTTCGGGTGGCCAGCGCCAGCGCATCTGTATCGCCCGGGCCCTTGCGGTGGAGCCCAGTGTGATCGTGGCCGACGAAAGCGTTTCTGCGCTCGACGTTTCGGTCAAGGCGCAGGTGGTGAACCTGTTGCTCGAACTGCAGGAAAGCCTGCGCCTCTCCTATCTATTCATTTCGCATGACATGGCTGTGGTTGAGCGCGTCAGCCACCGGGTCGCGGTGATGTATCTAGGCGAGATCGTCGAGATCGGCACGCGCGCCGATATCTTTGCCAATCCGCAGCACCCCTATACGCGCAAGCTGCTTTCCGCCGTGCCGGTGGCCGATCCTGCCCAGCGCCACCGCATGCGCAGCCTCAGCAATGAAGATATCCGCAGCCCCATCCGCCCCGCCGATTATGTGCCGCCAGTGCGCAATTACACCGAAGTCGGTGCTGGCCATTTCGTGATGGCGGATTGA
- a CDS encoding four-carbon acid sugar kinase family protein produces the protein MLIANSTRFILRHVRKKLTCSQTRLQASMLRQKGAIVKSPRVAIIADDLTGALDVCAPFARRGLRCRVAVSPSGLADALDRGGDVICVNTASRELDAEAASRIVRHVASELAGSRPGIVFKKIDSRLKGHVSAETGACQEVFRRPRVLVAPAIPAQGRFVQAGMIVGKGVAAPIDVADKLDAGLDATIGNGTTNLDMEHLAGRHMDQALLVGASGLGEGLAAALSPVPPAQLLTATLPLLFAIGSHDPVTRAQIDRLGDIAHQIVSLDGLVSTVGTAERTLIRASSDPDDPQHGAVLAQFGLSIANLLQSGRFASALLCGGETAQTVLNALGVLELELVGETLPGIALSRIELAGQTLTILTKSGGFGTSDDLCHIAQSARRASPGIDPNRVGIPA, from the coding sequence ATGTTAATTGCCAATTCTACTCGTTTCATTCTGCGCCATGTGCGAAAGAAATTGACATGTTCACAGACGCGCTTACAAGCAAGTATGTTGAGACAGAAAGGTGCCATAGTGAAGTCCCCGCGCGTGGCCATCATCGCTGACGACCTGACCGGCGCGCTCGATGTCTGTGCGCCCTTCGCGCGTCGCGGCCTCCGCTGTCGCGTTGCCGTCAGCCCAAGCGGTCTCGCCGACGCCCTCGACCGCGGCGGCGACGTCATCTGCGTCAACACCGCAAGCCGTGAACTTGATGCCGAAGCGGCAAGCCGCATCGTGCGCCATGTTGCCAGTGAACTCGCTGGCTCCCGACCCGGCATCGTCTTCAAAAAGATCGACTCGCGCCTCAAGGGCCATGTCTCGGCCGAAACCGGCGCCTGCCAGGAGGTTTTTCGGCGCCCCCGGGTGCTGGTTGCCCCGGCCATACCGGCACAGGGACGCTTCGTGCAGGCTGGAATGATCGTCGGCAAGGGGGTGGCCGCGCCGATAGACGTCGCCGACAAGCTCGACGCCGGTCTCGATGCGACAATAGGCAATGGCACCACAAACCTCGATATGGAACATCTCGCAGGCCGGCATATGGACCAGGCCTTATTGGTTGGAGCCAGCGGCCTTGGCGAAGGCCTGGCCGCCGCATTGTCACCAGTTCCACCAGCTCAATTGCTGACTGCCACCCTGCCATTGCTCTTTGCCATCGGCTCGCACGATCCGGTCACGCGCGCACAGATCGACCGCCTCGGCGACATCGCCCACCAGATCGTCAGCTTGGACGGCCTTGTCTCCACCGTCGGTACGGCCGAACGCACACTCATTCGCGCTTCCAGCGATCCTGACGACCCGCAACACGGCGCCGTGCTGGCGCAATTCGGTCTGTCGATAGCTAATCTCTTGCAATCGGGCCGCTTCGCCAGCGCTCTGCTCTGTGGCGGCGAAACGGCGCAAACCGTGCTCAACGCTCTGGGCGTTCTCGAGCTCGAACTGGTCGGCGAGACCCTGCCCGGCATTGCATTGTCCCGCATCGAGCTGGCAGGACAAACATTGACGATATTGACGAAATCAGGCGGCTTCGGCACATCCGATGATCTGTGCCACATTGCACAAAGCGCTCGACGAGCCAGTCCTGGCATCGATCCCAACAGGGTGGGAATACCGGCATGA